From Slackia heliotrinireducens DSM 20476:
CCTGCTGGTGCAACGGCAAGCAGGTGGGCACGCATGAGGGCGGCTACCTCCCCTTCGCCTTCGACATAACCGATGCGCTGGTGGGCGTGTCGGCTGAAATCGTCCTGTGCGTGACCGACCCCAGCGACACGGGCACCCAGCCCCGCGGCAAGCAGAAACTGCAGGCGGGCGACATCTGGTACACGGCACAAAGCGGCATCTGGCAGACGGTCTGGCTGGAAGTGGTGCCTGCGGCCCATATCGAAAACGTGCGGATGGATGCGAACCCCGACGACGGCGCGCTGCATGTGCGGGCGCGCACCGCAGGCCCGGACGGGGATTTCTACGTGTGGCTGCTGGACGGTGGCCGCCTGGTGGCTGAAGCCTGCGTCCAGACGGAAAACGGCGTCGCCGCCATCGACCTGCCGGTGGAACGACCCTGCCTGTGGTCGCCCGACGACCCGTATCTCTACAGCGTCCAGCTCGCTTTCGGCGACGACTCGGTCCGCAGCTACTGCGCCTTCCGCACGGTAGGCGTCGAGCGGGACGCGGCCGGCACGCCCCGGTTCTGCCTCAACCACAATCCGGTGTTCCTGCGCGGCGTGCTTGACCAGGGCTACTGGTCGGACGGCCTGCTTACGGCCCCGTCCGATGCTGCCCTGATCCACGACATCGAGTCCGCCAGGCGCCTGGGGTTCAACATGATTCGCAAGCACATCAAGGTGGAAAGCGACCGCTGGTATTGGCACTGCGACCGGCTGGGCATGCTGGTCTGGCAGGACATGGTAAACGGCGGAACGGACTACAGCTCCTGGCACACAAGCTACAAGCCCACGTTGTTCAGCTGGTCGTGGACGCGTTTTCCCGACGACACGCCGAAGCACCGCAGCGCCCTGTCCGCAGGCGACGCCGCCATGCGAAAAGCTTGGACTGACGCCTGCATGGGCACGGTTCGGCATCTGGCCAATCACCCGAGCATCGTCACCTGGGTGCTCTTCAACGAGGGTTGGGGGCAGTTCGATGCGGCGGCCGCCACAAAGGCCGTGCGCGCCGAAGACCCCACACGCCCCATCGACGCCACCAGCGGCTGGTACGACCAGCGGTGCGGCGACTATTTCAGCATCCACAACTACTTCCGCCCGCTGGAGGTGCTGCGCGACCCAGCCGCCACGCCGCGGGCCTTCGTCCTGTCCGAATTCGGCGGGCTGGCCTACCATGTAGACGGCCACAGCGCGCTTGAGCTGGACTACGGCTACGAGACCTATGCAAACCTGGACGAGCTGAAGACGGCCGTCCGCGCACAGCTTGCCGCCGCCGAGGCGCTTGAATCAAAAGGGTGCTGCGGATACGTGTACACCCAGCTCAGCGATGTGGAAGAGGAAACGAACGGTCTGCTGACCTTCGACCGGAAGATAAACAAGCTCGTAAAGGAATGAGATGATCCGACCCGTTGTGAAAAACGAGCTGGCGCTCAGGGCGCCCAGCAGCCCCGCAACCGTCGCCGACCGCAGCGTCGGCCAAGACCTGATGGACACGCTGCGGTTCCACTCCCACGAGTGCGTGGGCATGGCGGCCAACATGATCGGCGTGGCGAAGCGCATCATCGTGTTCGACGACGCCGGCACGCACCGCCTGATGTACAACCCGGAAATCACGGCGAAAAGCGAGCCGTACCAGACCGAAGAAGGATGCCTTTCCCTTACGGGCCGCCGCCCCGCCACGCGATACCGGCGCATAGAGGTCACGTTTCGCGACGAGAGGTTCGCTTCCCGCACCGAGGCATTCGAAGGCTGGACCGCCCAGATCATCCAGCACGAGATCGACCACTGCAACGGCATAGTCATCTAGCCGCACGGCACAGACTGCGGCATATCGGTATTCGGGTTCCGGATAGGACGGCTGCTAAGGCATCGCGCCTAATAGCAGGAAGCGGTGAACCCGTCCACCCGGCTCATCCTGCGGTATTCCAGGGGCGTCATCTTCTTCAGGCTCTTGAAGGCCGATGCGAATTTGCTCTGGTTCTCATACCCCACGCCGATGGCGATCTCGCCGACGGTCATGTTGGTGGTCGCCAGAAGCACGGCGGCCTCGTCCATGCGGCGGCGCTTCATATACATGGGAATGGATTCGCCGTACATGCTGTAGAAATAGGATCGCAGCGACGACTCGCTGATGCCGTACCCTGCGGCGACCTCTGCGACTGGCGTCCGCTTGCGTAGATCCGAGACCATGCTTTCGATGGCGCCCTGGGCCATCATCATCTGCGAAGGCGTCAGCCAGATCCTGCGCGCGATGTTGTCGTCGGGCTCCATGGCCGCGACGGCGTTCAGGCATTGCGCGAACAGCAGCCGGCGATCGGCCCTCGGGGCGTTGCGATGTAGCACGGCATGGTTCATGGCCGCCTGTAAATCGGCGGGCGCCAGCGCCAGGAACGCTTCCCCGTTCGGGCACAGACGGTCCTCCAGCTCGAATGGGTCTATGTCCAAATCCTGCAGGAAGCGCGGCAGCCGATTGCTGATGGTGTCGAAGTCGATAAAGAATTTGATGCCGAGGAACCTGCCCGTCGGCATGCTCAGCGGCGTGCGCGTGTCGTCCAGGTGCACGGCGATGCGACCCGGCTCCAGAAAAGCCGAATGACCCTCGTTTACGTCAATCCTGCAGCGACCCTCGCTGCAGGCCATGATCGTCAAACCGTATTTCTTCGGTTGCGTCATCAGCGGAACGGTGCCCATGAAGAAGTCGCCCGCAGAAAAGCGAACGCCGGTGAACAGCTCGTGGACGAATATGTCACCGTATTCATCACCCATCGAAAACGATAGGCGATACCCCCCGTTTTGCATTTTCGACCGTGTGACCACACAAGGGGCACGCGCCTCATCAACACCCGTTTCCAGTTGCTCCATACTTCTCCCCAAAAGACCCATCCAAAAGCACTGCAACGTTCAAGGCTCTTCCCATCGGCTGGAGCCGACTAAAGCATTTCTTGTTACGAGGCATTATTTCCCGAATACGTTTCTCGTATCTACTCCGTTTTTTCTTTTTGGCTCCAATTCGTATTTATTTACCGTCTTTAACTGTAATTTTGCATTCCATACAATCAATAGCAGGGTTTTTGCGGGTCTCAACACGAAAACATTCATGTTAGCTGCGAGCTAACCATCGGGCGTGAACCCGGCGAAATGCCGCCTTTCGCACTTTAACGGCTTGCTTATCGACTCCGTTTTCGTCAAGAGCATCCAGAAGTGCGCATGTCAATATGCAAATGGACGACCGAGCCCCGCATTCCGCCGAAACGCAACGTCTGCGCTTTTCGCGAAGCCCGCCCCTTTTGAAATATCTACTTGAATACGAACGGATGTTCTCTTATAATGGCGCTTCTAAGGAGGTGACCTATGATTCTCAACACTGGGGCCAGAACCGATACCGTGCAGTATTACAGCGAATGGCTGCTCAACCGTTTTGCGGAGGGGTACGTGCTGTCCAGAAACCCTCTGTTTCCGGAAAAGGTCACCCGCTACGAGCTCACACCGGAAGCCATCGACCTGGTCATGTTCTGCTCGAAAAACTATGAACCCATCTTGCCGCGCCTACACGAGATAACGGATCGGTTCAACACGTATTTCCACTACACCATCACGGCCTATGGCCGCGACATCGAGCCGGGCGTCCCCTCCGTCGATGACAGCATCCGCACCCTCCTCAAGTTGGAACGCCAGGTGGGAAGACAACGCATCGTTTGGCGCTACGATCCAGTGCTTCTGCTGGGGCCCTACACCGTCGAGCGCCACCTGCAAACTTTCGAGCACCTCTGCTCCCATTTGGCCGGGCACATCGATCGCTGCGTTTTTTCGTTCGTAGGCATGTACAAGAAGCTGCAGCGCAACATGCCGGAGCTCAAGCCGGTAAGCGCCGGCGACAAGCTTCTGCTGGCAGAGCAGATGGGGCTCATCGCGCACAAGCACGGCGTAGTGCTGCAAACCTGCGGCCAAGCCGACGATTACACGCGGTTCGGCATAGGGCCGTCGGCCTGCACCAGGCTGGATATCATGGGGCCCGCCAATAACGTTGAATTCCGCAACCTGAAGCACAAAGGCATGCGGGCGGGCTGCGGCTGTTTCGAAAGCCGCGACATTGGTGCCTATAACACCTGCCCCAACGGGTGTCGGTACTGCTACGCCAACTACGACCACGCCCAGGCGGCACGCAACTACCAAAACCACAATCCGGCTTCGCCCCTGCTCATCGGCAACCTGTCGGATCAGGACGAAATCGTTCCAGGGTCTCAGAAAAGCCTCTTGAAGAAAGAGTTCCGACCAACCGCGCATGAACCAGGCACTCCTGTGCAGGAGTCCCTGTTCTAGCGCTGCCTATACAAAAAGGCCGACAGGATTACCCTGCCGGCCCGCATAAAACACAAGCATCAATCGAATTGTCGAAGTGATTTGGACAGGCGCTTCAAGCCTTCCCGCAGCACATCCTCCGATGCGCAGTAGCCGAGACGTGCGCCGCACGGCAGCTCGAAGCGGCTGCCTGGAACCAGCAGGACGCCCTCTTCCTTCAACAGGCGAAGGCAGAACACCTCGTCGTTCTCGGGAATGTCCAGGCGCATGTAGCTCACGCTGACACCCTTCGGAGGAATCCAGCTTGCGCGGGGCTCGGTGGCCATCCACTCGTTCACGATCTCGCGGTTCCTGCGGATGATGCCCAGGTTGCGCTCGATAATCTTGTCGCGGTTACGCAGCACGTAGGTGGCCAGCGCGTCGTTGAACACGCCGCTGCAGATCATGGTGTAGTCGCGCAGCACGCGCATGCGGTCTGCCAGTTCCTTGTTGCTGACCGTCCAGCCGCATCGGGCCGCAGGTACGCTGTAATCCTTGCTCACGCTGTTGGTGGCTACGCCCTTCTCGTACAAATCCACGATACTCGAGCACTTCTCAGGATCCTCCAAGGGGAAGAACACCTCGTCGCAGAGCACCCATGCGTCCACGTGGCGGGCTATCTCGACGATCTCCTCCATCATCTCGGTGGTGATGACCGCACCCAACGGGTTGCTGGCGTTGTTGATGCAGATGAGTTTGGTGTCGGGGCGCACAAGCTCCTTCAGCTCGTCGATGCGAGGCTGCCAGCCGTCCTCCTCGTGGATGTGCCAGTAGTCCACCTCGGCGCCCAGGGCGCGGGGCAGGTCGTACAGGGGCTGATAGGTGGGATATTCCGCCACCACATGGTCGCCCGGTTCCACCAGCGCCATGATGGCGTTAAGGTTTGCTCCCGTGCCGCCGTTCATCTGCAGCACGTTGTCGGGGTCAACGTTCTTATACAGCTTGGCGACCTCGGCCTTGAACTCCGCGGACCCTTCGATCCAGCCGTAGTTCATC
This genomic window contains:
- a CDS encoding glycoside hydrolase family 2 protein, with translation MLDIQRVLKAKPKPHERAEAVRLDTPWTAELAEGTPLCEHPRPQFARSGIDILNGWWDVAFGPKPEGSPSIDDHPTFDGKILVPFSPEAPASGVGRRLEPNETLWYRRTFDIPELAGKRLLLHFEAVDHACTCWCNGKQVGTHEGGYLPFAFDITDALVGVSAEIVLCVTDPSDTGTQPRGKQKLQAGDIWYTAQSGIWQTVWLEVVPAAHIENVRMDANPDDGALHVRARTAGPDGDFYVWLLDGGRLVAEACVQTENGVAAIDLPVERPCLWSPDDPYLYSVQLAFGDDSVRSYCAFRTVGVERDAAGTPRFCLNHNPVFLRGVLDQGYWSDGLLTAPSDAALIHDIESARRLGFNMIRKHIKVESDRWYWHCDRLGMLVWQDMVNGGTDYSSWHTSYKPTLFSWSWTRFPDDTPKHRSALSAGDAAMRKAWTDACMGTVRHLANHPSIVTWVLFNEGWGQFDAAAATKAVRAEDPTRPIDATSGWYDQRCGDYFSIHNYFRPLEVLRDPAATPRAFVLSEFGGLAYHVDGHSALELDYGYETYANLDELKTAVRAQLAAAEALESKGCCGYVYTQLSDVEEETNGLLTFDRKINKLVKE
- a CDS encoding peptide deformylase; this translates as MIRPVVKNELALRAPSSPATVADRSVGQDLMDTLRFHSHECVGMAANMIGVAKRIIVFDDAGTHRLMYNPEITAKSEPYQTEEGCLSLTGRRPATRYRRIEVTFRDERFASRTEAFEGWTAQIIQHEIDHCNGIVI
- a CDS encoding helix-turn-helix transcriptional regulator encodes the protein MGDEYGDIFVHELFTGVRFSAGDFFMGTVPLMTQPKKYGLTIMACSEGRCRIDVNEGHSAFLEPGRIAVHLDDTRTPLSMPTGRFLGIKFFIDFDTISNRLPRFLQDLDIDPFELEDRLCPNGEAFLALAPADLQAAMNHAVLHRNAPRADRRLLFAQCLNAVAAMEPDDNIARRIWLTPSQMMMAQGAIESMVSDLRKRTPVAEVAAGYGISESSLRSYFYSMYGESIPMYMKRRRMDEAAVLLATTNMTVGEIAIGVGYENQSKFASAFKSLKKMTPLEYRRMSRVDGFTASCY
- a CDS encoding DUF1848 domain-containing protein yields the protein MILNTGARTDTVQYYSEWLLNRFAEGYVLSRNPLFPEKVTRYELTPEAIDLVMFCSKNYEPILPRLHEITDRFNTYFHYTITAYGRDIEPGVPSVDDSIRTLLKLERQVGRQRIVWRYDPVLLLGPYTVERHLQTFEHLCSHLAGHIDRCVFSFVGMYKKLQRNMPELKPVSAGDKLLLAEQMGLIAHKHGVVLQTCGQADDYTRFGIGPSACTRLDIMGPANNVEFRNLKHKGMRAGCGCFESRDIGAYNTCPNGCRYCYANYDHAQAARNYQNHNPASPLLIGNLSDQDEIVPGSQKSLLKKEFRPTAHEPGTPVQESLF
- a CDS encoding aminotransferase; its protein translation is MKIRTIGVEEFLNIWEHDATWDIGQSTISSLTMGEILALDGQDGATFYERLDREKMNYGWIEGSAEFKAEVAKLYKNVDPDNVLQMNGGTGANLNAIMALVEPGDHVVAEYPTYQPLYDLPRALGAEVDYWHIHEEDGWQPRIDELKELVRPDTKLICINNASNPLGAVITTEMMEEIVEIARHVDAWVLCDEVFFPLEDPEKCSSIVDLYEKGVATNSVSKDYSVPAARCGWTVSNKELADRMRVLRDYTMICSGVFNDALATYVLRNRDKIIERNLGIIRRNREIVNEWMATEPRASWIPPKGVSVSYMRLDIPENDEVFCLRLLKEEGVLLVPGSRFELPCGARLGYCASEDVLREGLKRLSKSLRQFD